AAACGCCAGTTTGCCCACGTAGTGTCCGTAGTTCAATCGTTGTAAACAACTAAAACAAAAAGTTGAAAGTCGCATCAAACAAGTTGATAACGAATTAAAAAACTAACGAAAGCACAACAGCGGCTATAAATCATTCTTGAGAATCCCTCAAACAAAAATCCTGGATATTTACTAACTTAGGACTAGGGCAAACAGCTTTCTAAGACTTTTCAAAACACAGTATAGTTGAATAGATTGTTTGCTAAGGCAATTTTACCTAAGCTGAAAATGACAATGGAACAAACCGTTTACATACGGGAGAAATTTAAAATTCCAAAAGTTGGTAAAATACCGCTGTATTTTTTTCTTGTAGGCGTTGTTTTCCTGTCAGCGGTACTTCAAGACTACATTTACAGTTACATAAAGCAAACGGGGTTTTATATATCGGAATCCATGCTTTACAATACGTTTTGGCTTTTGTTCATCCCTTTTTCTGTTTCAATAAACCGACTTATCAGAAAAATTAATCCCAAGAACAAAGTGGGCAAACTACCCTTAAATCTAGTCGCTGGAATCGCTTTTAGCTTTATCCATATTCTATTTTTTACAGCTTTATTCTTTTCTGTAATTAATTTAGTGTTTACGCCTCCGCATCGGTTTTCTGCTATTTTTAATACTGCCCTTTCCAATCAATTCTACATCGTCCTATTGTGGTACACTATTTTTCCTGCAATTTTTATTTCTAAACACAAGCAAACTAACATATTCCATCACTATTCCGAAAAAACAAAGCTTAAAATCGGTAGGAAAATCATGACTATTCCAACAGCGACAATTCAGCTTATTATGACGGATAAGCCTTATGTTAAGGTTTGTACGAACAACCAAAAATTTCTTGACAACAAGAGTTTAAAAGAATTTGAATCTGAATTGGACCCGGCCATTTTTTTAAGAGTGCACCGCTCAGCAATCATAAACGTTACGTACCTAAAAGAACTAAAATCCAGAAATAATGGGGATTACGACGCGAAACTTGAGAACGGTCAAATCATCAGGTTAAGCAGGCACTACAGGAACAATTGGCATCAACTACTCCAGTAAACCTATTATTCCCTCCACTTAGATAGGTGTCTCAAATCTGTTGCGTGATCATATGATTTATCACCTACATTTATTGGAAAACTTCAAAAATGCTACGATTATTTAAAATAGGGATACTACTATTAACTTGGCTGAACTTGTCCATTTGCCATGCACAAACTCCAAATGAACAGATAAATATTTTAAGTGATGATTTTGACAAATCGCCACCGTTTTACCACAAAATACCAGAACGTTTATTGTCAACCGACACTAGTCCTGCATTCGACGAAAAAGGCCAGAAAATCCTGCTAACGGGAACAGTATATAAAACAGACGGTAAAACACCGGCATCAAATATCGTTCTCTACTATTACCAAACAGATCCCAGTGGGGTTTACGCTATTAAAGAAGATGAAGAAAGGAACATGCCCAAAAACAAATTGGGCCAAACCCATGGCTACATTAGAGGTTGGCTAAGGACCGACGAGCTAGGAAGCTATTCAATCTACACCATAAAACCAGGCAGTTATCCAAGCAGGGATGAACCTGCCCACATTCATGTCACGATTAAGGAAGAAAAAATTCCAGAACCGTATTACATAGATGATTTTGTATTTGACAACGACCCGCTTCTAACATCAGAAAAAAGAAAAAGATTAAAAAATAGAGGAGGAAGTGGTATTATCCAATTTATACGGAAAGATAGTATTTGGGTTGGCACGCGTGATATCATTTTAGGCCTAAATATTCCCAAGTATGAATAGGATGCTCGTAATTTTGATATTGTCGCTGTTTATTTCTTGTATGGGGAGACACAATTCCAAGGCTCAAAAAGCGACGATAACAAATACGAAATTAAAACCCACAGCATTGATTGATGGGGATACCACTTATATTGACAAGGTAAATTCGAACATTCATTGGAAAGGAACAAAAATGCGAGGAGCGGGAAAGCACGAAGGTGAAATCGATTTAAAAAACGGTTATTTAATAAGTGAATGTGGGCAATTGGTAGGTGGTAAATTTGTGGTAGACATGACCACCATACTAGTAACGGATATTCCGGAGCACGAAACCATTCCAAGGAACAACTTGAACAACCACCTAAAAAGTCAGGATTTTTTTGACGTGGAAAAACATCCAAACGCTGAGTTCCAGATTACAATCATTGATCAAACAACTGCTGACAGCCTAAAAGTTGCAGGATTCCTAACCTTGAAGGATGTGACTAGACATATTGAGTTTTTCGCAAACTATGAAAACGACACATTCGCCACAAAGTTTACCATCAACAGATATGAATGGGATATTGCCTACACGGGCAGTTGGTCCGATAGGACGCTTGTGGACAAGAATATAGAAATGAACATTACCCTGCTGACAGAATAATGGTTACCTGGCTCTGCGCCTACCGTTTTAATTCCATTTTCTCCGCAAAATAATCACAGAAATCCTTCATGGTGGCCGTCATTTTTTCATCTTGGGTGGCCTTCATAAAAGTATTGGACAACGAAACCAAGGTTTGGTGAAAAAAGATTTTCATTTCGTCTACGGGCATATCCTTGGTCCATAAGTCAATTTTCAAGGATTCCTGATTCTTACTGTCCCAAACAGATAACAACATTGCTTTTGCATCTTCATTATCTATTCCCCCATCTTGAGCGGACCAAGACAATTTTTCCGGTACACGGTTTTCATCCAATCCTACGATCAAAGTTATTTCCGATGTGTGCAAATCTGCCATTTAGTTTCTAGGTTTGTAGTTTGATTTTTTAAACAATTCTTCTGCCGGCATGGCCAGTAACTGTTTTAGACCAATATCATTATTCTCCATAAAGGAACGTACAATTTGCAATCCAATGTACCTGCCCAACCTTCCTGGTGACTCGTTATCCAGCTCCAGACCAAATTTTGAAAATGGTGCAGGGTCTAAAAACCTGAGGTTTAATTTATTGTCCGTACTGTACAAATATTCCTGCTCAACAAAATTTCGCCAAATAGGTTCTTCATTGGCAATGGCCCAATCCATTTCCTCCTCGGAATATCCAATCTTGACAGTATCGTCAGCTTCCGGCATCAGCTTATCCTTTACATACAGTTCCTTGCCAAAATAGACCATTCGCGCCAAAAAGGTACGATCTCGTGGTCTGGGCACTACTTTCTTTGCAAAGGCACTGGCAACGTCGCTCACCAAATATTTACGGTCAAGACCCTTGGCAATATACCGCTGAAAGCCTCCGTAAAATTTATGCTCAGCACCCAAATAATTGTCCAGTCCAATTAGTAGTAAAGAATCTGTAAGTATGACCCGGTTATTGTAATCCACATCATTCGTCACGGTAATAACATGCGGTGGCACGAATTCGGGAAAATAATACTTGGCATACCTGAACATTTCCTGTAATCCCAATTCCTCATCCTCAAAACTGCGAAAGGTATTCCCTACTTCCTGAAACAACTCCACCTGCAAGGAATCCTGCATTTTCATTATCCAGATGCTGTCCGGTGCGGGAAACAGATACGGATATGTCGCTCTTA
This sequence is a window from Maribacter aestuarii. Protein-coding genes within it:
- a CDS encoding LytR/AlgR family response regulator transcription factor — translated: MEQTVYIREKFKIPKVGKIPLYFFLVGVVFLSAVLQDYIYSYIKQTGFYISESMLYNTFWLLFIPFSVSINRLIRKINPKNKVGKLPLNLVAGIAFSFIHILFFTALFFSVINLVFTPPHRFSAIFNTALSNQFYIVLLWYTIFPAIFISKHKQTNIFHHYSEKTKLKIGRKIMTIPTATIQLIMTDKPYVKVCTNNQKFLDNKSLKEFESELDPAIFLRVHRSAIINVTYLKELKSRNNGDYDAKLENGQIIRLSRHYRNNWHQLLQ
- a CDS encoding intradiol ring-cleavage dioxygenase, with amino-acid sequence MLRLFKIGILLLTWLNLSICHAQTPNEQINILSDDFDKSPPFYHKIPERLLSTDTSPAFDEKGQKILLTGTVYKTDGKTPASNIVLYYYQTDPSGVYAIKEDEERNMPKNKLGQTHGYIRGWLRTDELGSYSIYTIKPGSYPSRDEPAHIHVTIKEEKIPEPYYIDDFVFDNDPLLTSEKRKRLKNRGGSGIIQFIRKDSIWVGTRDIILGLNIPKYE
- a CDS encoding YceI family protein — encoded protein: MNRMLVILILSLFISCMGRHNSKAQKATITNTKLKPTALIDGDTTYIDKVNSNIHWKGTKMRGAGKHEGEIDLKNGYLISECGQLVGGKFVVDMTTILVTDIPEHETIPRNNLNNHLKSQDFFDVEKHPNAEFQITIIDQTTADSLKVAGFLTLKDVTRHIEFFANYENDTFATKFTINRYEWDIAYTGSWSDRTLVDKNIEMNITLLTE
- the gldC gene encoding gliding motility protein GldC; amino-acid sequence: MADLHTSEITLIVGLDENRVPEKLSWSAQDGGIDNEDAKAMLLSVWDSKNQESLKIDLWTKDMPVDEMKIFFHQTLVSLSNTFMKATQDEKMTATMKDFCDYFAEKMELKR
- the gldB gene encoding gliding motility lipoprotein GldB, with the translated sequence MKKTIFTVLSILMLFIGCNDSDKVAAEVAKIPMDLELSRFDLEFAEATPEGLPGLRATYPYLFPAPDSIWIMKMQDSLQVELFQEVGNTFRSFEDEELGLQEMFRYAKYYFPEFVPPHVITVTNDVDYNNRVILTDSLLLIGLDNYLGAEHKFYGGFQRYIAKGLDRKYLVSDVASAFAKKVVPRPRDRTFLARMVYFGKELYVKDKLMPEADDTVKIGYSEEEMDWAIANEEPIWRNFVEQEYLYSTDNKLNLRFLDPAPFSKFGLELDNESPGRLGRYIGLQIVRSFMENNDIGLKQLLAMPAEELFKKSNYKPRN